In one Desertibacillus haloalkaliphilus genomic region, the following are encoded:
- a CDS encoding YolD-like family protein: MNEELRRGNILWESSRMFLPEHKEALMKKKLEKKEYTPPELDEDQFEEMNRILMESIELDNAVTVTYTEQFGETSFWGWVTKVDPVTKTIKLINDEDHLILSFDKIIEVD; this comes from the coding sequence ATGAATGAAGAGTTAAGAAGAGGGAACATTCTTTGGGAGTCAAGTCGTATGTTCTTACCGGAACACAAGGAAGCATTAATGAAAAAGAAGCTTGAAAAAAAGGAATATACCCCTCCTGAGTTAGATGAAGACCAGTTTGAAGAAATGAATCGCATCCTGATGGAGTCGATTGAACTGGACAACGCAGTTACGGTCACATATACAGAACAGTTTGGTGAGACGAGTTTTTGGGGGTGGGTGACAAAAGTGGACCCGGTTACTAAAACAATAAAACTGATTAATGATGAAGATCACTTAATCCTATCATTCGATAAGATTATTGAAGTTGACTAA
- a CDS encoding ATP-dependent DNA ligase, with the protein MIRPMLLEMVNEPFEDDNKQYAVELKMDGFRAIYSTYNSKVSIYTRHQNDVTTMFDEKQILSIPSDTILDGEIIALDNQGKPDFEAVMRRFRTRRYSKTIPVQYVVFDVIYYKGKQVTSLPYLERKALLDTIIPQDTNKIAKIKWMIGNGKSFFNLCKENQLEGCVFKDIHSTYEIGKRSSSWLKCINYSYLDVIITGYKKGVFGLILSDINDKRFLGVMEFMPTKDRKQFYQMVKDMKKEEKDQIAYIYPGVSCRVKYRNLTKNGLLRIPSFVEFL; encoded by the coding sequence ATGATTCGACCGATGCTTCTAGAAATGGTTAATGAGCCTTTCGAGGATGATAATAAACAATATGCTGTTGAGCTAAAGATGGATGGTTTTAGGGCTATTTATAGTACCTATAACTCTAAGGTTAGCATTTATACAAGACATCAAAATGACGTAACTACGATGTTTGATGAGAAACAAATACTTTCTATTCCCTCAGACACGATATTAGACGGTGAGATTATCGCCCTTGATAACCAAGGGAAACCTGATTTCGAGGCGGTTATGCGTCGATTTCGGACTAGACGATACTCAAAGACAATCCCCGTTCAGTATGTTGTTTTTGACGTCATTTACTACAAAGGAAAACAAGTGACATCCCTGCCGTATCTTGAAAGAAAGGCATTGTTAGATACGATCATTCCACAGGATACGAACAAAATAGCAAAAATCAAGTGGATGATTGGAAATGGGAAAAGCTTTTTCAATCTATGTAAAGAGAATCAATTGGAAGGGTGTGTTTTTAAGGACATTCATTCTACATATGAGATAGGAAAAAGATCGAGCAGCTGGCTAAAGTGTATCAATTATTCTTATTTAGATGTAATCATCACTGGGTATAAAAAGGGGGTGTTCGGCCTTATCCTTTCAGATATCAACGACAAGCGTTTTCTTGGGGTGATGGAGTTTATGCCTACGAAGGACAGAAAACAATTCTATCAAATGGTTAAAGATATGAAGAAAGAAGAAAAAGACCAGATCGCTTACATATACCCAGGTGTTAGTTGCCGAGTTAAGTACAGAAATCTAACAAAAAATGGTTTGCTGAGGATTCCATCGTTCGTAGAGTTCCTATAG
- a CDS encoding stalk domain-containing protein — translation MNKLAKVCLLPLMALMILLPQDAQAQGVSVIIDDVAQDYSQPPVIKDGSTLVPLRGIFETLGADVNWNQLEQKVTATQDQTTIELVIGSGTATINNQEHQLSVPGQIVNNSTMVPLRFVSEALGAEVSWDQSTKTVNITSSSNDGSSVVTNDDMEIHFLDVGQGDSTLVILPNDKTLLIDAGSRSAGEKIVSYLKKAGITTIDYAVATHPHEDHIGGFIDVFNEFEVKNVLDSGYVHTTLTFENYLDFIYDNDIGFEVAERGATIDLDPGIDITVLTDGADENSIGHAHDFSVSLYIEYNDFSAIFTGDAETELESDMVNHYGDQLNAQIYQVGHHGSNTSSTQLFLDHVQPEIAYFSFGEGNAYGHPHDEVVQRMAAMNIEMYYATQGDLIVTTNGKNYSTNQEPQSIEIDDAKKDADESEEHTGLININTADKELLQEITGVGPAIAKRIIEYRENNGPFERIEQIMNVSGIAEGRFADMKDEITV, via the coding sequence ATGAACAAGTTAGCAAAGGTATGTTTACTACCTTTAATGGCTCTAATGATCCTTTTGCCACAAGATGCGCAAGCGCAAGGTGTATCCGTCATTATTGATGACGTTGCGCAGGATTATAGTCAACCGCCGGTCATTAAAGACGGAAGTACCTTAGTACCATTGAGAGGAATATTCGAGACATTAGGTGCGGATGTAAATTGGAATCAACTAGAACAAAAGGTGACAGCTACTCAAGATCAAACAACAATAGAGTTAGTGATAGGGTCCGGGACCGCTACGATTAACAATCAAGAACACCAGTTATCGGTACCAGGGCAAATCGTTAACAACAGCACAATGGTTCCTTTACGCTTTGTTAGTGAAGCATTAGGGGCGGAAGTCAGTTGGGATCAATCGACAAAAACAGTAAATATCACATCATCGAGCAACGATGGATCATCTGTAGTGACAAATGATGATATGGAGATCCACTTTCTAGACGTAGGACAGGGTGATTCAACATTGGTCATTCTACCTAATGATAAGACACTTCTTATTGACGCTGGGTCACGTTCAGCAGGGGAGAAGATCGTTTCCTATTTAAAGAAAGCTGGTATAACGACCATTGATTACGCCGTTGCTACACATCCTCATGAAGATCATATTGGTGGATTTATCGATGTATTTAATGAGTTTGAAGTGAAAAACGTTTTAGATAGTGGGTATGTACATACGACACTTACCTTTGAGAATTATCTTGATTTCATTTATGACAACGATATCGGATTTGAAGTTGCTGAGAGAGGTGCTACAATCGATTTAGACCCAGGCATTGATATAACTGTATTAACGGATGGGGCAGACGAAAACAGCATTGGACACGCACATGATTTTTCCGTATCGTTATACATTGAATATAATGATTTTAGTGCCATTTTTACAGGAGACGCTGAAACGGAATTAGAATCTGACATGGTAAATCATTATGGTGATCAGTTGAACGCACAGATTTATCAAGTGGGGCATCATGGGTCAAACACTTCATCTACTCAGTTGTTTCTTGACCATGTTCAGCCAGAGATTGCATACTTCTCATTTGGAGAAGGTAATGCCTATGGTCATCCTCATGATGAAGTCGTTCAACGTATGGCAGCCATGAACATCGAAATGTACTATGCGACGCAAGGGGACTTGATCGTAACGACTAATGGAAAGAACTATTCAACGAATCAGGAACCTCAATCGATCGAAATCGATGATGCAAAAAAAGATGCTGATGAATCAGAGGAGCATACGGGTCTAATTAACATTAATACGGCTGATAAGGAATTGTTGCAAGAAATTACGGGTGTTGGTCCAGCTATTGCAAAGCGAATCATTGAATACCGTGAAAACAATGGTCCATTTGAGCGTATTGAGCAAATCATGAATGTGAGTGGGATTGCAGAAGGTCGTTTTGCAGATATGAAAGATGAAATTACGGTATAA